In Taeniopygia guttata chromosome 24, bTaeGut7.mat, whole genome shotgun sequence, a single genomic region encodes these proteins:
- the SCN3B gene encoding sodium channel regulatory subunit beta-3, giving the protein MAALPRLLCAAALALLLWAGFCSSVCVEVPSETEAVQGTDMKLLCISCMKREEVTASTVVEWFYRPNGGKDEPIYEYRKTNHEFPSRFSGRIQWNGSKDMQDVSITVVNVTLNDSGIYTCNITREFEFEIHRPLFQSSRVIHLTVVEEAGEDFTSVISEIMMYILLVFLTLWLLIEMIYCYRKVSKAEEAAQENATDYLAIPSENKENCAVPVEE; this is encoded by the exons ATGGCTGCGCTGCCGCGGCTGCTGTGCGCGGCCGCGCTcgccctgctgctctggg CGGGATTTTGCTCCTCCGTGTGTGTGGAAGTCCCATCTGAGACAGAGGCTGTCCAAGGCACGGACATGAAGCTGCTCTGCATCTCCTGCATGAAGAGGGAAGAGGTGACGGCCAGCACGGTGGTGGAATGGTTCTACAGGCCCAACGGGGGGAAGGATGAGCCT ATCTACGAgtacaggaaaacaaaccacGAATTCCCGAGCCGCTTCAGCGGGCGGATCCAGTGGAACGGGAGCAAAGACATGCAGGACGTGTCCATCACCGTGGTGAACGTGACCCTGAACGACTCGGGCATCTACACCTGCAACATCACCCGCGAGTTCGAGTTCGAGATCCACCGGCCGCTCTTCCAGAGCTCCAGGGTGATCCACCTCACGGTGGTGGAGGAGG CTGGAGAAGACTTCACTTCTGTCATCTCAGAAATTATGATGTATATTCTGCTGGTCTTCCTCACGCTGTGGCTGCTGATTGAGATGATCTATTGCTACAGGAAGGTCTCCAAGGCAGAGGAAGCTGCCCAGGAAAACGC GACAGACTATCTCGCAATTCCATCAGAAAACAAGGAGAactgtgctgtgcctgtggaGGAGTAG